A segment of the Candidatus Binatus sp. genome:
TATGCGTAACTTCTCGCCGAGGACTTCGAGCACTCGGTTGGACCATTCCGCCGCACCCTTACCGAATCTGAACGTTCGCGTGAGAGAAAGTTCTGCACTATCCGAACGCATTCGGGCAAGCGCGTTGACCGCGCCCCGCCACTGGTAAAGTTGTTGGTACTTGTCTCCAACGACTATTCGCGCACCTTTATAACGTTCAAGAAGGCCCAGAATCACCGGGTCCGCGTCCTGCGCCTCATCGAGCATAACGGTCCACTCCGGCGGCGCAAGATCCCGGCCTTGTAGATAGAAGAGCTTCAAATAGCAATCGTGCGTGACCGGTGCAGTGCTGTTCTGCTTGCAAATGTTCTTCCACAAGGCTTCGGCAGCATAGCCCGCAGTGGCCGCGACATTGTCGTCACACCAATATGGAGCGTGAATCGCTCCGATTGCGCCGTGTGTTGTTCTCAGGAATTGTTCCAGCGTTCGGATTATCAAGGCTCCAGCAGAAGTCGAGTCTCTTCCCATATGGACGACCGAATCGAGCGCCCTGGGCATTTTCTCCCTTAGGTATGGAAACCAAGCCCACGGGCTACTTGCCAGACGTGACCGGTAGACACGGCCGACGCTTCTGAAGGCTACCGCATGCGCGGTCCGCACGGTCACATTTGACGGCATTTTCTGTTCTGCCTCATCCGCCGCCGCACGATTGAAAACGAGGTAGAGAAATTTTCGCTGGGCAAGGGACTCGGCAATTGCTGCAAGCGTGGTGGTTTTGCCGGTGCCGGCAAAGGCTTGAATCTTCAGCCACGAGTGCGGACCCAGATCGCGAGCGGCTTGGCAAATGGCGTGCTGTTCGTCGGTAAGATTCATTGAGCACGCCGAATATTGTGAGCAATTCGGCAACGATCCATCCCTAGAATCTTTGATCCTGAAGCACAGCAACATTCATTTACGCGACCCCTCGAGACTCTTGAAATTTTCAGCGTTGTCCGCCATTTCCCGTTGAGGAATGCATCGATAAACAATTGTCGCCACAAGCATCATATCCGGCGCCAGCTCGGTCCACCTCCTCGGGGCGCGAAGGAGCGCCGTCGATCGTAGCCTAGCAGGGCCTGACGGAATCGAATTTGAGTTAGGAACCATCGAAAGAGAGTAGGCGGAAAGTACGGTCATTGTCGCGACATGAGTGCTGCCATCTTGTATCACCAGCCGCCGCTTGCGGACATCGCCGACTCAGGCACCGTCGAACTCAAGATGCAGGGGCTTCGGCGGAATTTCAAAGTCGTTGCCGACGACCGAGCAAACCCAGAACCCAACCTGATCGGTTTCGAGAGCGCGAGCAGCCGTACGTGCTGTCGTTTTGCTGGCCCTGGCGTGACCGCCTCCTCGTACCGCGTCGCAGTGGACAAACAGTCGCCGGACTGCCTGCTCGGCAGGAAGAAGACTTGAACTCGAAGCCTTCGCCTGGCTATCGGCCTCTAAATGATGCGGGCCCCGGACCTCGAACGAAGGGGGACCGGAGATGGGTCAAGCACAGCCGAATCAGAGGCGAAGAATATCTCTGCAGCATTGCTGCTTTATTTGGGACCGAATAGTGCGCCAAGTTTGGGGACAATTCCGGGCCTTGATTGCCAAAGCGTACCGGGGGTTCGAATCCCCCTCGCTCCGCCACCCAGTCCCCGATGTTGAGCATTCTCCGCAGATGTGCGCGAAATCCGCGCGTGTGCGCGCCTTCACCGCATTCAAAGGGGACGGGAGAATCGCGAATTGCCGGTATCGCCGCGGACGTCACCGGATTTCTCTCCGCCCACCGTCCACCCGGTGCGCTTTGCGCACACCTGAAACTCGTTTCGCATCTCCGCGCACGAGTGCGCGAAATACCAGCGTTTTACCCCGCGACCGTCCGAAACGTAGGTCCATAGGATCTGCACCCCTTTCGCGAATACACGCTCTCTAGAATCGTCGAGCACAAGCTGTTGCGGATTCTCCGCCGAAGCGTGTTACAGCCGTAAAGCGTTCCTGGTCCGTCGCGGCTTCCACAAAATGCCGACTGAGGTCCTGCTGCAGATAGACGCCTCGGGTAAGCACCGAAGCCAGAGCTTCGCGAGGGGCTGATGCAAGCGCCGCGTCAGGCCAGATGCGATCTATCAGGTGTCCTTCAGCCGATGGGCCCTGATACTTACCATGGGGCGGGAATTTTCGTTAAAGTTCAACTCGTTCACGATCACTCCTGGACCAGCCGGTAGCGTCCTAACGCAAGGGAATTGCGAAGGGACCGCCAGCGGCTTTGGGACGGTACTTGGCACGGCAACCTTCGTTGGCGGCAAAAGCGGGTCGTTCAGTTGGTGTTCGCAGGCATTTCTGGACAGCGGCGATCAAATCGCGGGTACCGGTTCTGGCACCTATGAGAGTACCGGCAAACACCACTGGCGCACCCTAGGGTTTCACCAGAACTCTGATGGCGGCGCATTGATCTCCGAAGGTGAGATCGACCTGGCCAAACGGTCGTGGGCAGGGAAGCTGTTCGAGAATAGCTGAGCGCAGGTCCTTCGCTGTTTGCCAACCTGCGCGGGTACGTCAGCGCGCAGGTTTCTTTTTGACCCACACTCACGTTGCGGAGGTTCCTGTGAAGCGAATCATCGTAGGCGCAGGTGCGATTCTCATCGTAATTGCGTGGTTCCTTGGCGCCCGTCAGGCGAGCGCCAACATCGACGATCAAGCACAGATCAAGTCGCTCGAGGATCAGTTAGAAAAGGCCGTAGACGCCAGAGACATCGACGGATCACCGGCCAGCGCCGAAACTGCTTGCGCCGGATTCCCTCGAAGTCGGCGATGATCGGCTCGATCAGAAGTCCACGCCGCGCTCGGCTCTGCGATCCTTGCCTCGATTTCATCTGAGGATCCTTGGCGCGGCGAGTGCCCGTCCATTCGATTGCGATTGGCGCGATCGTGCGATAGTCGTCATCAAAGAAGAGACCGATGCGTTGCGGAAGGAGAGACCTAATGGCGAAAGAGACACCAATCGACGACACTTCGACTGCCTCTGTCATCTGCGAGTTACGGGATGGAATCGACAACCTCGTCAAACTAACTGTCTTCTCCACGATTTTGTTGAGCGACAGGTTCACTCCGAAACAAAAGCTCAAAGCGAAGGAGCAAATCGACGCGTACGGGCGGTCCTTCATTGTTGATTTTTAGGAGGCGGGATCAGCCATCCTCCAGACGATTGCGGAGCGGCCCGACGTGTTCGCACGCCGCGCGCCCGAATCGACAATTGCTTTCATCCCGCTCAGCTCGCTCACGCGCGGCCGCACCGTCAGGACCGAACGCTTCAGCACGTAAGCGATCTCGTCGGCCGTCGCGCCGTCGGTATGCTCCGCCACCGAGTCCTTGATGTTGAGCATTCTCCGCAGAAGTGCGCGAAATTCGCGCGTGTGCGCGGCTTCACGACAATCAAAGCGGACGGGAGAACTAGCAATCGCCAGTGTGATCAGCATATTTCGCTGAGGTTCTCTCCGCCCGCTGTTCACTCGGTGCGCTTTGTGCCCGCGTCGCAATATGGCGTCGGTGTTGGGGCAGAGAGGACTGGCTGCCGGCCTCGGAACGAGCCATGTGTGTGTCCATCTCTGATGGAGGGACGCAG
Coding sequences within it:
- a CDS encoding 3'-5' exonuclease, with translation MNLTDEQHAICQAARDLGPHSWLKIQAFAGTGKTTTLAAIAESLAQRKFLYLVFNRAAADEAEQKMPSNVTVRTAHAVAFRSVGRVYRSRLASSPWAWFPYLREKMPRALDSVVHMGRDSTSAGALIIRTLEQFLRTTHGAIGAIHAPYWCDDNVAATAGYAAEALWKNICKQNSTAPVTHDCYLKLFYLQGRDLAPPEWTVMLDEAQDADPVILGLLERYKGARIVVGDKYQQLYQWRGAVNALARMRSDSAELSLTRTFRFGKGAAEWSNRVLEVLGEKLRIIPARHRTTVSIEEKSVKIDALLARTNVGTLDAAIHGLERRRKVHVMGGAGPLIKLIRGAWDLHLGNPSSGELAMFASWDELKAAAKGDKDGSPGDPALQVLVRLIEKHDRKVLLMCRQLEACVDSPAGAQITVSTVHKAKGLEWPRVLISSDFNQFVKLENGKPTIDLEEAYVMYVALTRAREKLILSPACVKAISASAAMKAGLGRKQHSPGT